One Rhipicephalus microplus isolate Deutch F79 unplaced genomic scaffold, USDA_Rmic scaffold_28, whole genome shotgun sequence genomic window, TTTGGAAGATTTAGACGCATTGAGGAGTATATCTGTGTTTTATTGCAGTTAGGACTTGAGCAGCAAAGCGAGTGTGCCACACATCCTTATTTCCACAGGCATTGACATTTCTAACCATAATGGGCGTCGCTATCAATACTCGATTAATGCTACAATTTTTGATATTGTTGCCAATTTAAGAAGAAAACGACGTTTTGCTAAAAACATCCTGCTTGCAGATATTGAGACACATCCAAGAGAAGATAGGTGGGCCAATAAGCAGCCTAACGCTCAAATGTAAAGCTTGTTGAAATTACATTGTAACGCCGACATCCATGCGGTATCATTAGATGAGATAGCTTTAACTCACTGGTACCAATGATCATCCGCAAAGGAAACAAGCCTCACACACCCGAAGACTTTGGGCCGATAGTGGACGACATCGCTCACAGACTTTGTGCAGTGCACCCAACTTTATGTCCTCCGGACGAAGTTGGCGCCGCTCTGTACCTGGCACCACCGCACGTGCACGTGCTGCGCTACAAGACATCGTGGCCAGTGTCTTTGGCGTGGACACTCCTATCCACGCTGGTGGCTCTTATGAGTATAGTGAGCCTCGTTCAACCCGAGTGGCTAGTGCGCGAGCGAACGGATGTGTATAGACCTCCGTTGACCTACGACCCGGATGACCTGGCGTACATGTTGGGTCTGTACGGTGCCTGCTACCGAGACACCGATGACCACAACCCCGGTAGCTTGGCGGCGAGGGGTGACGCACTGTGCTTCAGGTTCGACGATGCACCACCGGGACATGAGGAGCCGCACGTGGGGGCCAGGTTCCCTTCGGCCACGTGGCGTGCCGGATTCCTGCTGTTCAGCTCTGGCTCAGCGGTGCTCTGCATCGGCGCCGTGCTCGCCATCTTGTCGCTGGCGATGCACGGAACAGCGAACAGAGTGGCTGCCGCGGCTGTCATAGGGCATGCTCAAACAGCTGGGGGTAAGACAGACAGATTTTCACTCTTTTGAAGATTAACGAAGTGCATTGTACAGTAATCAGTCAACATCTGGCTGCCTCGCCTAAACTCTCAATTGGTGACAAGTTTCCTATTCTTGTCgtgtgcacgtttttttttattcacgttAAGCTAATGTTTAGAAAAACTCAACTGGCATACCCTGGTGACAGGAGCCGGAAATGAGCAGGGTATTTCGGCACAAAAAATGAGCTATTTGTGGTTTGCTGTTAAGAAATAGAGACCTTAAGACTTGTGTTTAGATTATTAGCAAGCACGCGTACGAGAGACAAACACCCTAATGTTCTCAAAAGACGCAACCTACGTGTACTTAGGCCATGCTTCACTTGCAAACAAATTAGTGCAGTACGTTCAGACAAAGAACCGGCATTAGAGAGCAAGAAGAGGTTTAATGACTCTGTTAGTTTCTTCCATGCCCCATTGAGCGAGCTTATTTTGTGGCGTTAAAATATTTTTATGGCAGTGGGCAAAGGCAGCCAATATTCTATATTTGAGCTGCTGTGTCATCACATAGTTTCTTCTATGCCCCATTGAGCGAGCTTATTGTGCGGCATTATATATTTTTCTGGCAGTGGGCAAAAGGAGCCAATATTCCATATTTGAGCAGCTGTCATCACAACGCCAGCTCATTTATGCCTTTCCCTGGCCCAGGATGCTGAGCCGGTACTAAACCTAGGCAAACTGCTTGCACttcaatattttttctttctgaaaTACTCAAGCCACATATGGGTTAGCATGGTGATGCACAGCTATTGTTCACATTGTACGGCTCAGGCTTGCGGATAAAAGCTTGCGTATACAAAGGTTGTAGCTCTACGGATACTAAGAGAAGTGTGAAGACACCTCAGCACCACGAAACGGGGAGTGCTTGCTTCATGGCTGTACATCATGCGACTCAAAGTAGTATCAAAGCGCCCTTTATTGTTTTTGGGTGTTTTTTGATTACTTCCAGTGCATATTTCCAGCCTAGAATACCTCGAAATATTTTTTGACGAGGAAGAAATGATGCAAAAACAGTGAAAGGGAAGTCACACCAGGCTGAAGGTGAAGTGAATGCTTTCGAAAGTATTTGAATAAAAGGCCAGAGCTTAACTGCCAACAATGAAAGGAAGGGACCGCCATCGAAGGCAGTAAAAGTGTACTTGGCGAGTTTATGAGTTCATTGACACCGATGAGGCTGCGGCGCCACTGACCGAAGGGACTGGCTGTGCGAAACAAAAGATAGCTTCCCTGTTTTACGGGCACATTTGCACTTCCCATAAAATCCTTGCAGTGACTCTTTTGCCTCTGCAATCTAACTTTTTTGTACGTGACTGCGGGGCTTACTAACACACGCAGGTACGAATATTTGAACATACTTATAATCTGAGACCAGTTTTATTAATTgtctggtttttttttgttttgtggtcCTTGGCATCCATATTTTATAAAATATGTCTGCGAATAAAAGACACATTTCTAGGTGCACGtgctacagcttttttttttatcaatctCAATTCGTGTAAAGATAAGTCAACGGTGACGTCTCTTTTCTTGACAGATTTAACAACAATGCCTTAACAAGCGTCAAATGCATTTTCTCGGTATTTAAGTGAAATGTAATAATAGTATTTTCAGGATGTCTGTTTTTGTTTTCGATTTGAAAGACAACAAAGCAGGCCCGCCCTTCCTTTTGGGATCAGCTGAAAGGAATTTTCTTTCTTACATGaaagcgttaaaaagctcgttttttAAAAACATTTTGGTGTCGGCGTTGGTCTCCATGATGGTGAGCGAAATATCAGCGTTTTATGTtaaaaacaaattgagaaaaagacaaataaaataaataaaaagtcacagctttgccgcaaggcGGAGTAATGAACGCGATGGTAACAATTTTAAGGTCACGAGCAGCATGGCCAGCATATCAGAATGGGCCCCACGTTTCtaatgcacaaatgacgcacaaagcGTACTCtcagtacagatgaacgcgaataagcgtctcagttgttttttttttttttgctgtgtctgaaaagcgcgctcttttcgcaaacgtagaTTGCGCAactattgcagtgacctttgtgctcccGTTAACTAAAACAGAATCGTTCTAGTAAAATACGAACGCCAACCAAGACGTACGGTCCTCCttaccacgagataagggcgcgtgagtgAGTGACGGCCCCCTGCTCTTTGCGGGGCAAGGTGCGCATGGGATATGAGAGCGCGCCCGCCCCGTCATAACGATGTTgctacgcgcgctcattgcgccatcttgctggtaatgcttaaaacatgatagtcccccctccccccgagatgccagtcagcagcggtaagtggtatatataGAGATCTTGCCGTGTGAACGTTGAAGAACTGGATCTTCGATGGCGCGGTAGTTAACGCCTCGTGCTCACGATTCAGACGACTAAAGTGCGATTCCACGTGCCGAAGACTGTTctagatttttttatttcttgcgttttcatgcatgtagatacgtatacatatacgatgagtGACGATAACGCCAACGTTGTCGGTGAactccagctgagagtgtccatatatatGCTATCGCGATAAAATATTTGGGTAATAGTTTAACTCTGACTTCCTGCGTTGCAAGCAAAGATTCTACCCTAGCACTATGGCATTGCCTCGAAATACAGCAAAAAAGAAACACTATATAACCGTCACGTTGTGAGAGAAGTATCCGGAACAAATATATTATTGTGTCGCAACAGCGTAGTGCTGCTTGCGTCAGGTGTAAGGACATATGAATAGCGAAAATAGAAGATGTTTTATTAATTGACGCATTACAAAGCGCCCCACGCGTTTAGTTATCAGCAAGGGCATCAAAAAAGTGGACAGCTG contains:
- the LOC142786712 gene encoding LHFPL tetraspan subfamily member 2 protein-like, which encodes MIIRKGNKPHTPEDFGPIVDDIAHRLCAVHPTLCPPDEVGAALYLAPPHVHVLRYKTSWPVSLAWTLLSTLVALMSIVSLVQPEWLVRERTDVYRPPLTYDPDDLAYMLGLYGACYRDTDDHNPGSLAARGDALCFRFDDAPPGHEEPHVGARFPSATWRAGFLLFSSGSAVLCIGAVLAILSLAMHGTANRVAAAAVIGHAQTAGVILQATALLLFPWFLATAFAQAHCGDDSGAFSLGHCRLGWASVLAGVSTLLGLYCPVLVRFVSYPVYAPCAWNVL